Proteins encoded in a region of the Spirochaeta lutea genome:
- a CDS encoding TolC family protein translates to MQQYQRISTHTLRTGAFGLLFVLTVGLGMVSAQESSVQSLRLESLIRAAETTSPELERLNLEWELLENRETLRLGIEQPQISLSTGTQGISYSSRTDQGHSSLTATPVVQLNLPRNQSLRISAPLELVPQLAEGSSIQGTLEYQLTLDDLVSIPDSASVEYRQGLEDNLRAHAQTRLDIAATIIATLQTIHSEHQKILQAESALESVGQKLDTARKVDNLAESSLAVQELLEEQFSGELTISLATLALEAGVTELGELTGILELTPETLLAIPLDQPDESRLPTVPALADLTSLRTARASLERIMIQDAEAMVSYDPQVRLTAGAGGRYTTDQLSGSLWAGAVLENPGAWDIGLSVTMGSTQNPQDLWNITLSGSWTSENTKEEALTRRNSQIQVNTAQLALDQAISEGQRQIRNLASQITSLETEIKSWRLQTQVRQTALDKTAQAVQSGLSSASALEQARRNLELSRIQGRMLALNILSLEIQQTRITL, encoded by the coding sequence ATGCAGCAGTACCAAAGGATTTCAACACACACCCTACGAACAGGAGCCTTCGGGCTCCTGTTCGTTCTTACCGTCGGCTTGGGGATGGTATCCGCCCAGGAATCATCCGTCCAATCCCTCCGGCTTGAGTCACTCATCCGGGCGGCTGAAACCACCAGTCCTGAACTTGAGCGTCTCAACCTGGAGTGGGAGCTCCTGGAAAACCGCGAGACCCTGCGGTTGGGAATCGAACAGCCCCAAATTTCTCTCTCCACCGGCACCCAGGGGATCAGCTACAGCAGCCGGACAGACCAAGGCCATTCAAGCCTTACAGCCACCCCGGTTGTCCAGCTCAATCTGCCCCGAAACCAGAGCCTCCGTATCTCCGCTCCCCTGGAGCTCGTTCCTCAGCTGGCAGAAGGGTCCTCCATCCAGGGAACCCTGGAATACCAGCTTACCCTGGACGACCTTGTCTCCATCCCGGACAGTGCCAGTGTAGAATACCGCCAGGGTTTGGAGGATAATCTTCGGGCTCATGCACAAACCCGCCTCGACATCGCCGCAACCATTATTGCAACCCTTCAGACGATCCACAGCGAACACCAGAAGATTCTCCAAGCTGAGAGTGCCCTGGAAAGCGTCGGCCAGAAGCTGGACACCGCCCGAAAGGTCGACAATCTGGCAGAGAGCAGTCTGGCTGTCCAGGAGTTGCTTGAGGAACAATTCTCCGGAGAGCTTACCATTTCACTGGCCACCCTCGCTTTGGAAGCCGGGGTAACAGAACTAGGGGAGCTAACCGGTATCTTGGAGCTCACCCCTGAAACCCTGCTCGCCATCCCCCTGGATCAACCCGATGAATCCCGGCTGCCGACAGTCCCTGCTCTGGCGGATCTGACTAGTCTCCGCACGGCCAGAGCTTCCCTGGAACGTATTATGATCCAGGATGCCGAAGCCATGGTGTCCTATGATCCCCAGGTGAGGCTTACCGCCGGAGCGGGGGGGAGGTATACCACCGACCAACTCTCCGGATCCCTTTGGGCCGGGGCGGTTTTGGAGAACCCCGGAGCCTGGGACATCGGACTCTCGGTTACCATGGGTTCAACCCAAAACCCCCAGGACCTATGGAACATCACCCTCTCGGGTTCCTGGACTTCGGAGAATACCAAGGAGGAAGCCCTCACCCGCCGGAACAGCCAAATCCAGGTCAACACCGCCCAGCTCGCCCTCGACCAGGCAATCTCCGAGGGCCAGAGGCAGATCCGAAACCTGGCAAGCCAGATAACCTCCCTAGAAACCGAGATTAAATCCTGGCGTCTGCAAACCCAGGTCCGTCAGACCGCCCTGGATAAAACGGCTCAAGCCGTTCAATCCGGCCTCTCCAGCGCGTCAGCCCTGGAGCAAGCCCGGCGGAACCTGGAACTATCCCGAATTCAGGGCCGCATGTTGGCCCTGAACATCCTATCCCTAGAAATTCAGCAAACAAGGATAACCCTATGA